A window from Bombus fervidus isolate BK054 chromosome 12, iyBomFerv1, whole genome shotgun sequence encodes these proteins:
- the LOC139992723 gene encoding uncharacterized protein — MNWEISCADMCRACMKVDGVLLPMYDDDTISQKNLPNKLAELASIQIDRFDGLPNMLCAKCAYRTDAFYDFKLQVQATERKLRKMFETQIRYNIKEEAMGNDFEQDCSEQSDELLEIKLLDNKEDIGPTNGTDSSEEFLSERITINDKGEQALELDVSELVEENGEFNKASISGLKGIIISKLSGAEIDQDKRLKNEIPDEISKILESQQLDYTIMYIPEDVSLEHVEHVNTQNTLSCDIVIKLDDSKKITEADCNGELLHETVDNEEFLSAVCNEKIVESREEDNKISEDEVACKPTISEEKSMERLNEKSTQKHSPESNQQPEESDDSDSDYFVDPKDNILGSLNDTITRIKEIKLEDDVIQYQCTLCLQNYDKLTGVLLHTIDNHVPSSGPFFCVVCEKDCQSHRELRAHVKTHRGQFPYSCFICNKAYTMKRYLKRHMVCHTEFHRHRCPKCGLRFKVKSELEAHITTHIRGAPYSCSQCPRLFNHKGNYKRHLITHLDPQGLHLPKYPCKVCGKRFLNNRTLETHMRVHTGEKPFKCEICGRSFSQQGNLLNHVRIHSNPRNYPCEVCGKKFNQRATLRDHSLLHTGEKPYVCNVCGIAFTFSAALRRHMWTHTGGKPFGCEICSARFVGKYDLRRHMRIHTDRPTTKRRKNAIKSNSEQEAIKEEDVTVSEHPDTETVLIEQVLLTQNVTQVVQQESEKENVDALFNLIQYG, encoded by the exons ATGAATTGGGAAATTAGCTGTGCGGACATGTGTCGAGCGTGCATGAAAGTTGACGGCGTTCTTCTTCCTATGTACGATGACGACACGATTAGTCAAAAAAATTTGCCTAATAAACTTGCGGAACTTGCATCGATACAG ATTGACAGGTTCGATGGGTTACCAAATATGCTTTGTGCAAAGTGTGCTTATCGCACAGATGCATTTTATGATTTCAAGCTGCAAGTTCAAGCTACCGAAAGGAAACTCCGCAAAATGTTTGAAACACAAATCCGCTATAACATAAAG GAGGAGGCAATGGGCAATGATTTTGAACAAGACTGTTCAGAACAATCAGACGaattgttagaaattaaaCTGTTAGATAACAAAGAAGATATTGGGCCTACCAATGGTACGGATAGTTCGGAAGAATTTTTATCCGAGCGAATTACCATAAACGACAAAGGAGAGCAAGCGTTGGAGCTCGACGTGTCCGAACTGGTAGAAGAAAATGGTGAATTTAATAAGGCTAGCATATCTGGATTGAAAGGTATTATTATTTCGAAGCTGTCAGGAGCAGAGATCGATCAAGACAAACGACTGAAGAACGAGATACCTgatgaaatatcgaaaattttgGAATCCCAGCAGCTAGATTATACCATAATGTATATACCGGAAGATGTTTCTTTAGAGCATGTAGAGCACGTGAATACGCAGAATACGCTTTCTTGCGATATTGTGATTAAATTAGATGATAGCAAAAAGATTACCGAGGCTGACTGTAATGGGGAGCTTCTACATGAAACGGTGGACAACGAAGAATTTTTAAGTGCTGTGTGCAACGAGAAGATTGTGGAATCAAGGGAGGAAGATAATAAAATCAGCGAGGACGAGGTGGCCTGCAAACCTACGATttcggaagaaaaatcgatggAAAGACTAAACGAGAAAAGCACACAAAAACATTCGCCGGAATCGAATCAACAGCCAGAAGAGAGCGATGACTCTGACTCCGATTATTTTGTCGACCCGAAAGATAATATATTAGGTAGCTTGAATGATACAATAACAAGAATAAAGGAGATAAAACTCGAAGACGACGTGATACAGTATCAGTGTACTCTGTGTTTACAAAATTACGATAAGCTGACCGGTGTCTTGTTACATACTATAGACAATCACGTGCCGAGTAGCGGCCCATTCTTTTGTGTGGTATGTGAGAAAGACTGTCAGAGTCATAGAGAATTGCGCGCGCATGTTAAAACGCATAGAGGCCAGTTCCCTTATTCCTGTTTCATATGTAACAAAGCTTACACGATGAAGAGGTATTTAAAGAGACATATGGTGTGTCACACGGAGTTTCATAGGCATCGTTGTCCAAAATGCGGCCTCAGATTCAAAGTTAAATCAGAGCTAGAGGCTCACATTACAACACACATACGCGGTGCGCCTTATTCCTGTAGTCAATGCCCACGACTGTTCAATCATAAAGGTAACTATAAGCGGCATTTGATTACTCACTTGGATCCGCAAGGTCTCCACTTACCCAAGTATCCCTGTAAAGTTTGTGGAAAAAGATTTCTAAATAATCGCACTTTAGAGACACATATGCGCGTTCACACAGGTGAAAAACCGTTTAAATGCGAGATATGTGGACGATCGTTCTCTCAACAAGGAAATTTGTTGAATCATGTAAGAATCCACTCAAACCCGCGAAACTACCCGTGCGAGGTTTGCGGAAAGAAATTCAACCAAAGGGCCACTCTGAGAGATCATAGTCTTCTACACACTGGAGAAAAACCATACGTTTGTAATGTTTGTGGAATAGCGTTTACTTTTAGCGCAGCATTGAGACGTCACATGTGGACTCATACTGGTGGAAAACCATTCGGATGTGAAATTTGTAGTGCTCGTTTCGTGGGCAAATATGATTTACGGCGACATATGAGGATACATACGGATAGACcgacaacgaaacgaagaaaaaacgcGATCAAATCGAACAGTGAACAGGAAGCaattaaagaagaagatgTTACAGTTTCGGAACATCCTGATACAGAGACCGTTTTAATAGAACAAGTTTTGTTAACGCAAAACGTTACGCAGGTTGTACAACAAGAGTCTGAGAAGGAAAATGTCGATGCTCTTTTTAATCTTATACAATATGGTTAA